From the genome of Camelus bactrianus isolate YW-2024 breed Bactrian camel chromosome 33, ASM4877302v1, whole genome shotgun sequence, one region includes:
- the REXO2 gene encoding oligoribonuclease, mitochondrial isoform X2 — protein MLGGSLGSRLLRGVGGTRGQFGARGVREGGAAMAAGESMAQRMVWVDLEMTGLDIEKDQIIEMACLITDSDLNILAESGLTKAVKESTMTLQQAEYEFLSFVRQQTPPGLCPLAGNSVHADKKFLDKYMPQFMKHLHYRIIDVSTVKELCRRWYPEEYEFAPKKAASHRALDDISESIKELQFYRNNIFKKKTDEKKRKIIENGENEKTVS, from the exons ATGCTAGGCGGctccctgggctccaggctgtTGCGAGGTGTGGGTGGGACTCGCGGGCAGTTCGGGGCGCGGGGTGTCCGCGAAGGTGGCGCAGCCATGGCGGCGGGGGAGAGCATGGCTCAGCGCATGGTCTGGGTGGACCTGGAG ATGACAGGATTGGACATTGAGAAGGACCAGATTATTGAGATGGCCTGTCTGATAACTGACTCTGATCTCAACATTTTGGCTGAA TCTGGTCTAACCAAAGCGGTGAAGGAGAGTACAATGACATTGCAGCAGGCAGAGTATGAATTTCTGTCCTTTGTACGACAGCAGACTCCTCCGGGGCTCTGTCCGCTTGCAG GAAATTCAGTTCATGCAGATAAGAAGTTTCTTGACAAATACATGCCCCAGTTCATGAAACATCTTCATTATAGAATAATTGATGTGAGCACTGTTAAAGAACTGTGCAG ACGCTGGTATCCAGAAGAATACGAATTTGCACCAAAGAAGGCTGCCTCTCACAG GGCGCTTGATGACATTAGTGAAAGCATCAAAGAACTTCAGTTTTATCGGAATAACATCTTCAAGAAAAAAACAGacgaaaagaagaggaaaattatagaaaatggggaaaatgagaaGACTGTGAGTTGA
- the REXO2 gene encoding oligoribonuclease, mitochondrial isoform X1, with product MLGGSLGSRLLRGVGGTRGQFGARGVREGGAAMAAGESMAQRMVWVDLEMTGLDIEKDQIIEMACLITDSDLNILAEGPNLIIKQPDELLDSMSDWCKEHHGKSGLTKAVKESTMTLQQAEYEFLSFVRQQTPPGLCPLAGNSVHADKKFLDKYMPQFMKHLHYRIIDVSTVKELCRRWYPEEYEFAPKKAASHRALDDISESIKELQFYRNNIFKKKTDEKKRKIIENGENEKTVS from the exons ATGCTAGGCGGctccctgggctccaggctgtTGCGAGGTGTGGGTGGGACTCGCGGGCAGTTCGGGGCGCGGGGTGTCCGCGAAGGTGGCGCAGCCATGGCGGCGGGGGAGAGCATGGCTCAGCGCATGGTCTGGGTGGACCTGGAG ATGACAGGATTGGACATTGAGAAGGACCAGATTATTGAGATGGCCTGTCTGATAACTGACTCTGATCTCAACATTTTGGCTGAA GGTCCTAACCTGATTATAAAACAGCCAGATGAGTTACTGGACAGCATGTCAGATTGGTGCAAGGAGCATCACGGGAAG TCTGGTCTAACCAAAGCGGTGAAGGAGAGTACAATGACATTGCAGCAGGCAGAGTATGAATTTCTGTCCTTTGTACGACAGCAGACTCCTCCGGGGCTCTGTCCGCTTGCAG GAAATTCAGTTCATGCAGATAAGAAGTTTCTTGACAAATACATGCCCCAGTTCATGAAACATCTTCATTATAGAATAATTGATGTGAGCACTGTTAAAGAACTGTGCAG ACGCTGGTATCCAGAAGAATACGAATTTGCACCAAAGAAGGCTGCCTCTCACAG GGCGCTTGATGACATTAGTGAAAGCATCAAAGAACTTCAGTTTTATCGGAATAACATCTTCAAGAAAAAAACAGacgaaaagaagaggaaaattatagaaaatggggaaaatgagaaGACTGTGAGTTGA